A genomic window from Betta splendens chromosome 17, fBetSpl5.4, whole genome shotgun sequence includes:
- the phc3 gene encoding polyhomeotic-like protein 3 isoform X1, whose product MDRQRAKPADPNRTVTPTAASAPTSAAVTMATLPSACTTCTLAPFTSLGVIPPDRQAVQVIQHAIHRPQSMAAQYLHQMYAAQQQHLMLQTAALQQASACPSSSGGLGQAAGVSQSSLTLPASPVTAQLIGRCQTSNSTAAATTISQQAMLLRNRPDNCNQAQMYLRTQMLILTPAATVAAVQTDLPAVTSCSSLPPSSQVQSLALGAHLPRALATAHSVVLKQPVQARGSSPAASFCALKTNHCADASAEAGPADAPPPASGPQLVPPALCPVQTHTVVKQQLTCPPAQRLTHHQLLLQQPAAAGPSGPRQLQPIALRVAAPEANASPLSLSVKRLTASSTNASASSASAAVPAASVQPQPPPLLAAPQRRTSLPQVRNQTPPPPLVLPRLPRTPLASPHSLSLHSVQALAVHSGRALLTEQELPVAEALIQMPYQNLPPPQTAAVDLKVHPRRRDAASPLGQTCKVNRQSLEDGGDGQSPQTDKSQTSLSAAPQQNEAVVTGSSIASIPSVIRSAQVEEPCQLTTTSPPPPPPPPSLPAAARGPSQPEPAPPSVPGSPERIRTTHVLTHLIEGFVIREGLESFPVGPSSLLEDQQASLPQPQQQQTSGGAAAERSPPSADPSASSDSEVEDDGPAAAGFGGSAAAVLQCEFCGKRGFAHTFVRSKRFCSMTCVRRFSVSCTRRISMLRAGHRPAGRRGRPPSRVNGACRQQFLSQAHGSLLREEEEEDEEDEPRVPMTTRLRKQAEGKQDRATEQRSTDTFSVSDGCPSQWNVEQVFAYISSLPGGQEVADGFRSQEIDGQALLLLTEDHLVSTMNLKLGPALKLCAHINCLKDT is encoded by the exons ATGGACAGGCAGAGGGCGAAGCCGGCGGACCCAAACAGGACGGTCACCCCCACCGCCGCTTCAGCCCCTACATCAGCAgccgtcaccatggcaacgctcCCATCCGCCTGCACCACCTGCACCCTGGCCCCCTTCACCTCCCTCGGTGTCATCCCCCCTGACAGACAGGCGGTCCAG GTGATCCAGCACGCCATCCACAGGCCTCAAAGCATGGCGGCTCAGTACCTGCATCAGATGtatgcagctcagcagcagcacctcatgctgcagacagcagccctgcagcag GCTTCAGCGTGTCCCTCATCCTCCGGTGGTTTGGGTCAAGCTGCTGGTGTTTCCCAAAGCTCT CTCACGCTGCCAGCATCTCCAGTGACGGCCCAGTTGATCGGCCGGTGCCAAACGTCCAACTCCACCGCGGCGGCGACCACCATTTCCCAGCAGGCCATGCTCCTGAGGAACAGGCCAGATAACTGTAACCAAGCTCAGATGTACCTTCGAACTCAGATG CTCATTCTAACTCCTGCAGCCACGGTGGCGGCGGTGCAGACAGACCTCCCCgctgtcacctcctgctcctctctgcctccctcctctcag GTGCAGAGCCTGGCTCTAGGTGCTCACCTGCCCCGGGCGCTGGCCACGGCCCACAGCGTCGTCCTCAAACAGCCCGTTCAGGCCCGCGGTtcgtctccagctgcctctttCTGCGCTCTTAAGACGAACCACTGCGCCGACGCCTCAGCAGAAGCGGGACCGGCTGACGCCCCCCCGCCGGCCTCTGGACCTCAGCTTGTGCCACCAG CCCTGTGCCCGGTGCAGACCCACACCGTGGtcaagcagcagctcacctgtCCTCCGGCCCAGCGGCTCACgcaccaccagctcctcctccagcagccggcCGCAGCAGGACCCTCCGGCCCCCGACAGCTGCAGCCCATCGCGCTCAGAGTAGCGGCGCCGGAAGCCAACGCCAGCCCGCTTTCGCTGTCAGTCAAACGTCTGACGGCCTCCAGCACCAacgcctctgcttcctctgcttccgCCGCGGTCCCGGCCGCCTCCGTGCAGCCTCAGCCTCCGCCTCTGCTGGCGGCGCCACAGCGTCGGACCTCGCTGCCGCAGGTGCGGAAccaaacgccgccgccgccgctggttCTGCCCAGGCTGCCGAGGacccccctcgcctccccccACAGCCTGTCCCTGCACTCGGTCCAGGCCCTGGCGGTCCATTCGGGCCGAGCGCTGCTGACGGAGCAGGAGCTGCCGGTGGCGGAGGCTCTGATCCAGATGCCCTACCAGAACCTGCCGCCTCCTCAGACGGCGGCCGTCGACCTGAAGGTGCATCCGCGCAGACGCGACGCAGCTTCGCCG TTGGGGCAAACATGCAAAGTGAACAGACAGAGTTTggaggacgggggagacggacagtctccacagacagacaagTCCCAGACGTCTCTCAGTGCAGCTCCTCAGCAGAACGAAGCAG TAGTGACAGGATCCTCCATCGCATCCATCCCCTCAGTGATAAGGTCTGCACAGGTGGAGGAGCCGTGTCAGctcaccaccaccagcccccctcctccccctcctccccccagccTCCCAGCGGCAGCCAGAGGCCCCAGTCAGCCTGAACCTGCTCCCCCCAGTGTCCCAGGAAGCCCCGAGAGGATCCGCACGACCCACGTCCTCACTCACCTCATAGAGGGCTTCGTGATCCGAGAGGGTCTGGAGTCCTTTCCT GTGGGACCCTCCTCGCTGCTGGAGGACCAGCAGGCTTCACTCCCGcagccccagcagcagcagacgagcgGAGGCGCGGCAGCGGAGCGCAGTCCTCCGAGCGCCGACCCGTCCGCGTCATCGGACTCGGAGGTGGAGGACGACGGGCCAGCGGCAGCCG GGTTCGGGGGGAGCGCGGCGGCCGTGCTGCAGTGTGAGTTCTGCGGGAAACGAGGCTTCGCTCACACGTTCGTCAGGTCCAAGCGCTTCTGCTCCATGACGTGCGTCAGAAG GTTCAGCGTCAGCTGCACCAGGCGTATCTCCATGCTGAGGGCGGGCCACAGGCCGGCGGGCAGGAGGGGCCGGCCCCCCAGCAGAGTCAATGGAGCCTGCAGACAGCAGTTTCTGAGCCAG GCTCACGGCTCGTtgctgagagaggaggaagaggaggatgaggaagatgagcctAGAGTTCCCATGACAACGCGGCTGCGGAAGCAGGCGGAGGGGAAGCAGGACAGGGCGACGGAGCAGAGAAGCACAGATACGTTCAGCGTGTCGGACGGGTGTCCGTCCCAGTGGAACGTGGAGCAGGTGTTCGCTTACATCAGCTCCCTGCCAG GCGGACAGGAAGTGGCAGACGGGTTTCGCTCCCAGGAAATCGATGGAcaggccctgctgctgctcacagaggACCACCTGGTCAGCACCATGAACCTCAAACTGGGACCTGCACTCAAACTCTGCGCCCACATCAACTGTTTGAAAGACACCTGA
- the dapk3 gene encoding death-associated protein kinase 3 gives MAAFRQEDVEMYYEMGEELGSGQFAIVRKCKEKSTGVEYAAKFIKKRRLSSSRRGVSREEIEREVNILREIQHSNIITLHDIFENKTDVILILELVSGGELFDFLAEKESLTEEEATQFLKQILDGVQYLHSKRIAHFDLKPENIMLLDKNVPSPRIKLIDFGIAHQIKAGNEFKNIFGTPEFVAPEIVNYEPLGLEADMWSIGVITYILLSGASPFLGETKQETLTNISAVNYDFDEEYFSNTSELAKDFIRRLLVKDPKKRMTIDDSLEHPWIKVIKRRNVRQEERDNKPERRRLKTTRLKEYTIKSHSSMPPNNTYVNFERFSQVLEEIAAAEEGLRELERNQRSCREDVAALLSIYEEKEGWYKEENQSISSDLSHIRQELQRTQTQRKKCQEEARVVTQATNILKRKFGRMENRYEVLAEQVASEVRWVEELVKSISAEKDGLGSGSMP, from the exons ATGGCTGCCTTCAGACAAGAGGATGTCGAGATGTACTATGAGATGGGAGAGGAGCTGGGCAG CGGACAGTTTGCCATTGTTCGTAAGTGTAAGGAGAAGAGCACTGGCGTTGAGTACGCAGCCAAGTTTATAAAGAAGCGCCGGCTGTCGTCCAGTCGGCGAGGAGTAAGTCGGGAAGAGATCGAGCGCGAAGTCAACATCCTGCGCGAGATCCAGCACAGTAACATCATCACTCTGCACGACATCTTTGAAAACAAAACGGACGTGATCCTCATCCTGGAGCTGGTGTCTGGAGGAGAGCTGTTTGACTTCCTGGCTGAGAAGGAGTCTCTGACGGAGGAGGAAGCCACACAGTTCCTTAAACAGATCCTGGACGGCGTTCAGTATCTCCATTCAAAGCGCATCGCTCACTTTGACCTCAAG CCAGAGAATATCATGCTGCTGGACAAAAACGTCCCCAGCCCCAGGATTAAACTCATTGACTTTGGTATTGCTCATCAAATTAAAGCAGGAAATGAGTTCAAAAATATCTTTGGAACCCCAGAATTTGTTG CACCAGAAATAGTCAACTATGAGCCGCTTGGACTGGAGGCAGACATGTG gaGCATTGGTGTAATCACATACATTCT TTTGAGTGGTGCGTCACCGTTCCTGGGCGAGACCAAGCAGGAGACTCTGACCAACATCTCAGCTGTTAACTACGACTTTGATGAAGAGTATTTCAGTAACACCAGCGAACTGGCCAAAGACTTCATACGTCGGCTGCTGGTCAAGGATCCAAA GAAGAGAATGACCATTGATGACAGTCTCGAGCACCCCTGGATCAAG GTGATCAAGAGGCGAAACGTACGCCAGGAGGAACGAGACAACAAGCCAGAGCGTCGCCGCCTGAAGACCACCCGGCTCAAGGAATACACCATCAAGTCCCACTCCAGCATGCCACCCAACAACACCTATGTCAACTTTGAGCGCTTCTCCCAGGTGCTTGAGGAGATCGCTGCAGCGGAGGAAGGCCTGAGGGAGCTGGAGCGGAACCAGCGCTCGTGCAGAGAGGATGTGGCAGCGCTGCTGTCTATctatgaggagaaggagggctGGTACAAGGAGGAGAACCAGAGCATCTCCAGTGACCTGAGCCACATCCGCCAAGAGCTGCAGCGCACTCAGACTCAGCGCAAGAAGTGTCAAGAGGAGGCCCGAGTCGTCACACAGGCAACCAACATCCTGAAGCGCAAGTTTGGGCGCATGGAGAACCGCTACGAGGTCCTGGCTGAGCAGGTGGCCTCGGAGGTGCGCTGGGTGGAGGAGCTGGTTAAGTCCATATCTGCAGAGAAGGACGGCCTTGGGTCTGGCAGCATGCCCTGA
- the phc3 gene encoding polyhomeotic-like protein 3 isoform X2 has protein sequence MDRQRAKPADPNRTVTPTAASAPTSAAVTMATLPSACTTCTLAPFTSLGVIPPDRQAVQVIQHAIHRPQSMAAQYLHQMYAAQQQHLMLQTAALQQASACPSSSGGLGQAAGVSQSSLTLPASPVTAQLIGRCQTSNSTAAATTISQQAMLLRNRPDNCNQAQMYLRTQMLILTPAATVAAVQTDLPAVTSCSSLPPSSQVQSLALGAHLPRALATAHSVVLKQPVQARGSSPAASFCALKTNHCADASAEAGPADAPPPASGPQLVPPALCPVQTHTVVKQQLTCPPAQRLTHHQLLLQQPAAAGPSGPRQLQPIALRVAAPEANASPLSLSVKRLTASSTNASASSASAAVPAASVQPQPPPLLAAPQRRTSLPQVRNQTPPPPLVLPRLPRTPLASPHSLSLHSVQALAVHSGRALLTEQELPVAEALIQMPYQNLPPPQTAAVDLKVHPRRRDAASPLGQTCKVNRQSLEDGGDGQSPQTDKSQTSLSAAPQQNEAVTGSSIASIPSVIRSAQVEEPCQLTTTSPPPPPPPPSLPAAARGPSQPEPAPPSVPGSPERIRTTHVLTHLIEGFVIREGLESFPVGPSSLLEDQQASLPQPQQQQTSGGAAAERSPPSADPSASSDSEVEDDGPAAAGFGGSAAAVLQCEFCGKRGFAHTFVRSKRFCSMTCVRRFSVSCTRRISMLRAGHRPAGRRGRPPSRVNGACRQQFLSQAHGSLLREEEEEDEEDEPRVPMTTRLRKQAEGKQDRATEQRSTDTFSVSDGCPSQWNVEQVFAYISSLPGGQEVADGFRSQEIDGQALLLLTEDHLVSTMNLKLGPALKLCAHINCLKDT, from the exons ATGGACAGGCAGAGGGCGAAGCCGGCGGACCCAAACAGGACGGTCACCCCCACCGCCGCTTCAGCCCCTACATCAGCAgccgtcaccatggcaacgctcCCATCCGCCTGCACCACCTGCACCCTGGCCCCCTTCACCTCCCTCGGTGTCATCCCCCCTGACAGACAGGCGGTCCAG GTGATCCAGCACGCCATCCACAGGCCTCAAAGCATGGCGGCTCAGTACCTGCATCAGATGtatgcagctcagcagcagcacctcatgctgcagacagcagccctgcagcag GCTTCAGCGTGTCCCTCATCCTCCGGTGGTTTGGGTCAAGCTGCTGGTGTTTCCCAAAGCTCT CTCACGCTGCCAGCATCTCCAGTGACGGCCCAGTTGATCGGCCGGTGCCAAACGTCCAACTCCACCGCGGCGGCGACCACCATTTCCCAGCAGGCCATGCTCCTGAGGAACAGGCCAGATAACTGTAACCAAGCTCAGATGTACCTTCGAACTCAGATG CTCATTCTAACTCCTGCAGCCACGGTGGCGGCGGTGCAGACAGACCTCCCCgctgtcacctcctgctcctctctgcctccctcctctcag GTGCAGAGCCTGGCTCTAGGTGCTCACCTGCCCCGGGCGCTGGCCACGGCCCACAGCGTCGTCCTCAAACAGCCCGTTCAGGCCCGCGGTtcgtctccagctgcctctttCTGCGCTCTTAAGACGAACCACTGCGCCGACGCCTCAGCAGAAGCGGGACCGGCTGACGCCCCCCCGCCGGCCTCTGGACCTCAGCTTGTGCCACCAG CCCTGTGCCCGGTGCAGACCCACACCGTGGtcaagcagcagctcacctgtCCTCCGGCCCAGCGGCTCACgcaccaccagctcctcctccagcagccggcCGCAGCAGGACCCTCCGGCCCCCGACAGCTGCAGCCCATCGCGCTCAGAGTAGCGGCGCCGGAAGCCAACGCCAGCCCGCTTTCGCTGTCAGTCAAACGTCTGACGGCCTCCAGCACCAacgcctctgcttcctctgcttccgCCGCGGTCCCGGCCGCCTCCGTGCAGCCTCAGCCTCCGCCTCTGCTGGCGGCGCCACAGCGTCGGACCTCGCTGCCGCAGGTGCGGAAccaaacgccgccgccgccgctggttCTGCCCAGGCTGCCGAGGacccccctcgcctccccccACAGCCTGTCCCTGCACTCGGTCCAGGCCCTGGCGGTCCATTCGGGCCGAGCGCTGCTGACGGAGCAGGAGCTGCCGGTGGCGGAGGCTCTGATCCAGATGCCCTACCAGAACCTGCCGCCTCCTCAGACGGCGGCCGTCGACCTGAAGGTGCATCCGCGCAGACGCGACGCAGCTTCGCCG TTGGGGCAAACATGCAAAGTGAACAGACAGAGTTTggaggacgggggagacggacagtctccacagacagacaagTCCCAGACGTCTCTCAGTGCAGCTCCTCAGCAGAACGAAGCAG TGACAGGATCCTCCATCGCATCCATCCCCTCAGTGATAAGGTCTGCACAGGTGGAGGAGCCGTGTCAGctcaccaccaccagcccccctcctccccctcctccccccagccTCCCAGCGGCAGCCAGAGGCCCCAGTCAGCCTGAACCTGCTCCCCCCAGTGTCCCAGGAAGCCCCGAGAGGATCCGCACGACCCACGTCCTCACTCACCTCATAGAGGGCTTCGTGATCCGAGAGGGTCTGGAGTCCTTTCCT GTGGGACCCTCCTCGCTGCTGGAGGACCAGCAGGCTTCACTCCCGcagccccagcagcagcagacgagcgGAGGCGCGGCAGCGGAGCGCAGTCCTCCGAGCGCCGACCCGTCCGCGTCATCGGACTCGGAGGTGGAGGACGACGGGCCAGCGGCAGCCG GGTTCGGGGGGAGCGCGGCGGCCGTGCTGCAGTGTGAGTTCTGCGGGAAACGAGGCTTCGCTCACACGTTCGTCAGGTCCAAGCGCTTCTGCTCCATGACGTGCGTCAGAAG GTTCAGCGTCAGCTGCACCAGGCGTATCTCCATGCTGAGGGCGGGCCACAGGCCGGCGGGCAGGAGGGGCCGGCCCCCCAGCAGAGTCAATGGAGCCTGCAGACAGCAGTTTCTGAGCCAG GCTCACGGCTCGTtgctgagagaggaggaagaggaggatgaggaagatgagcctAGAGTTCCCATGACAACGCGGCTGCGGAAGCAGGCGGAGGGGAAGCAGGACAGGGCGACGGAGCAGAGAAGCACAGATACGTTCAGCGTGTCGGACGGGTGTCCGTCCCAGTGGAACGTGGAGCAGGTGTTCGCTTACATCAGCTCCCTGCCAG GCGGACAGGAAGTGGCAGACGGGTTTCGCTCCCAGGAAATCGATGGAcaggccctgctgctgctcacagaggACCACCTGGTCAGCACCATGAACCTCAAACTGGGACCTGCACTCAAACTCTGCGCCCACATCAACTGTTTGAAAGACACCTGA
- the phc3 gene encoding polyhomeotic-like protein 3 isoform X3: MDRQRAKPADPNRTVTPTAASAPTSAAVTMATLPSACTTCTLAPFTSLGVIPPDRQAVQVIQHAIHRPQSMAAQYLHQMYAAQQQHLMLQTAALQQASACPSSSGGLGQAAGVSQSSLTLPASPVTAQLIGRCQTSNSTAAATTISQQAMLLRNRPDNCNQAQMYLRTQMLILTPAATVAAVQTDLPAVTSCSSLPPSSQVQSLALGAHLPRALATAHSVVLKQPVQARGSSPAASFCALKTNHCADASAEAGPADAPPPASGPQLVPPALCPVQTHTVVKQQLTCPPAQRLTHHQLLLQQPAAAGPSGPRQLQPIALRVAAPEANASPLSLSVKRLTASSTNASASSASAAVPAASVQPQPPPLLAAPQRRTSLPQVRNQTPPPPLVLPRLPRTPLASPHSLSLHSVQALAVHSGRALLTEQELPVAEALIQMPYQNLPPPQTAAVDLKVHPRRRDAASPLGQTCKVNRQSLEDGGDGQSPQTDKSQTSLSAAPQQNEAGSSIASIPSVIRSAQVEEPCQLTTTSPPPPPPPPSLPAAARGPSQPEPAPPSVPGSPERIRTTHVLTHLIEGFVIREGLESFPVGPSSLLEDQQASLPQPQQQQTSGGAAAERSPPSADPSASSDSEVEDDGPAAAGFGGSAAAVLQCEFCGKRGFAHTFVRSKRFCSMTCVRRFSVSCTRRISMLRAGHRPAGRRGRPPSRVNGACRQQFLSQAHGSLLREEEEEDEEDEPRVPMTTRLRKQAEGKQDRATEQRSTDTFSVSDGCPSQWNVEQVFAYISSLPGGQEVADGFRSQEIDGQALLLLTEDHLVSTMNLKLGPALKLCAHINCLKDT, from the exons ATGGACAGGCAGAGGGCGAAGCCGGCGGACCCAAACAGGACGGTCACCCCCACCGCCGCTTCAGCCCCTACATCAGCAgccgtcaccatggcaacgctcCCATCCGCCTGCACCACCTGCACCCTGGCCCCCTTCACCTCCCTCGGTGTCATCCCCCCTGACAGACAGGCGGTCCAG GTGATCCAGCACGCCATCCACAGGCCTCAAAGCATGGCGGCTCAGTACCTGCATCAGATGtatgcagctcagcagcagcacctcatgctgcagacagcagccctgcagcag GCTTCAGCGTGTCCCTCATCCTCCGGTGGTTTGGGTCAAGCTGCTGGTGTTTCCCAAAGCTCT CTCACGCTGCCAGCATCTCCAGTGACGGCCCAGTTGATCGGCCGGTGCCAAACGTCCAACTCCACCGCGGCGGCGACCACCATTTCCCAGCAGGCCATGCTCCTGAGGAACAGGCCAGATAACTGTAACCAAGCTCAGATGTACCTTCGAACTCAGATG CTCATTCTAACTCCTGCAGCCACGGTGGCGGCGGTGCAGACAGACCTCCCCgctgtcacctcctgctcctctctgcctccctcctctcag GTGCAGAGCCTGGCTCTAGGTGCTCACCTGCCCCGGGCGCTGGCCACGGCCCACAGCGTCGTCCTCAAACAGCCCGTTCAGGCCCGCGGTtcgtctccagctgcctctttCTGCGCTCTTAAGACGAACCACTGCGCCGACGCCTCAGCAGAAGCGGGACCGGCTGACGCCCCCCCGCCGGCCTCTGGACCTCAGCTTGTGCCACCAG CCCTGTGCCCGGTGCAGACCCACACCGTGGtcaagcagcagctcacctgtCCTCCGGCCCAGCGGCTCACgcaccaccagctcctcctccagcagccggcCGCAGCAGGACCCTCCGGCCCCCGACAGCTGCAGCCCATCGCGCTCAGAGTAGCGGCGCCGGAAGCCAACGCCAGCCCGCTTTCGCTGTCAGTCAAACGTCTGACGGCCTCCAGCACCAacgcctctgcttcctctgcttccgCCGCGGTCCCGGCCGCCTCCGTGCAGCCTCAGCCTCCGCCTCTGCTGGCGGCGCCACAGCGTCGGACCTCGCTGCCGCAGGTGCGGAAccaaacgccgccgccgccgctggttCTGCCCAGGCTGCCGAGGacccccctcgcctccccccACAGCCTGTCCCTGCACTCGGTCCAGGCCCTGGCGGTCCATTCGGGCCGAGCGCTGCTGACGGAGCAGGAGCTGCCGGTGGCGGAGGCTCTGATCCAGATGCCCTACCAGAACCTGCCGCCTCCTCAGACGGCGGCCGTCGACCTGAAGGTGCATCCGCGCAGACGCGACGCAGCTTCGCCG TTGGGGCAAACATGCAAAGTGAACAGACAGAGTTTggaggacgggggagacggacagtctccacagacagacaagTCCCAGACGTCTCTCAGTGCAGCTCCTCAGCAGAACGAAGCAG GATCCTCCATCGCATCCATCCCCTCAGTGATAAGGTCTGCACAGGTGGAGGAGCCGTGTCAGctcaccaccaccagcccccctcctccccctcctccccccagccTCCCAGCGGCAGCCAGAGGCCCCAGTCAGCCTGAACCTGCTCCCCCCAGTGTCCCAGGAAGCCCCGAGAGGATCCGCACGACCCACGTCCTCACTCACCTCATAGAGGGCTTCGTGATCCGAGAGGGTCTGGAGTCCTTTCCT GTGGGACCCTCCTCGCTGCTGGAGGACCAGCAGGCTTCACTCCCGcagccccagcagcagcagacgagcgGAGGCGCGGCAGCGGAGCGCAGTCCTCCGAGCGCCGACCCGTCCGCGTCATCGGACTCGGAGGTGGAGGACGACGGGCCAGCGGCAGCCG GGTTCGGGGGGAGCGCGGCGGCCGTGCTGCAGTGTGAGTTCTGCGGGAAACGAGGCTTCGCTCACACGTTCGTCAGGTCCAAGCGCTTCTGCTCCATGACGTGCGTCAGAAG GTTCAGCGTCAGCTGCACCAGGCGTATCTCCATGCTGAGGGCGGGCCACAGGCCGGCGGGCAGGAGGGGCCGGCCCCCCAGCAGAGTCAATGGAGCCTGCAGACAGCAGTTTCTGAGCCAG GCTCACGGCTCGTtgctgagagaggaggaagaggaggatgaggaagatgagcctAGAGTTCCCATGACAACGCGGCTGCGGAAGCAGGCGGAGGGGAAGCAGGACAGGGCGACGGAGCAGAGAAGCACAGATACGTTCAGCGTGTCGGACGGGTGTCCGTCCCAGTGGAACGTGGAGCAGGTGTTCGCTTACATCAGCTCCCTGCCAG GCGGACAGGAAGTGGCAGACGGGTTTCGCTCCCAGGAAATCGATGGAcaggccctgctgctgctcacagaggACCACCTGGTCAGCACCATGAACCTCAAACTGGGACCTGCACTCAAACTCTGCGCCCACATCAACTGTTTGAAAGACACCTGA